The genome window TTTCAGGCCGGTCTATATCCACAGCAGTCAAATCGCTGTCACCAGTTAACAAAATATCGGCATCTGCGAGTATTGCGGAAACTAAAACCGGCAAATCTTTTTTATCTCTAACTCCGGGATATTCTTCTGTTTTAATCTTATCCGGCGTGTAAATCAATTCAAACGGCAACTCATATAAAAAAGTTTCCAGCTTTTCATATTGCGCCGGAAACTTGCGCCGCGTTACAGCTTTTAACTCGTCAACAACGTAAGTGGCTAATAATATTTCATGCTTCTCGGTAATAATATTCAATAATTTTAATATGTGCGGCGAGGTTAAAACAAACGCTGAAATCAGGATATTTGTATCAAGCGCCACACGCATAGCGGGATTTCCATGTTTCCTCACGCACTTCATCAACCAAAGCAACAATATCTTGTTCTGTCTTTAGATTAAGCCGCTCTGCCTCTCCGGCAAAAGCCAGCTGCATCTCGGCGAAAGCAGTTTTTGCCGCATTGGCAAAGATTATCTTTTCATCTTCCTCAAAAAAAACGGCCTTATCGCCCTCACGCAGACCAAGTTTCTGGCAAACATCCGCAGGTATATTCACCTGTCCATTATGAACCCTCACTATTTCCGCATTCATGTTTTTCTCCTGAATAAATAACTAATCCATTATACCACACTCATATTAATATACAAAAAAATATAACCCTGTCTAAAAAAAGACAGACTGTGAGGTCTGTCTTTTTAAAAAGAAATTTTTAACTCTGGCTGATCACCACTCGCTCTTAATACCTCGCCCAGCAGCTCCGGCGATCCCTACCTGCGCCTGTTGGCTTCGTTGAGCAGCGCGCGTCGTCCTCTAGGCCGCCGCCAACAACAAGTATAGGTTATTTTTTATTATAAATAAACTGCAGACCCTGCCTGCGGTATTCGGCAAAAATCCTGTCGCTGCTGATCAGCGGCATACGTTCCGTTATGGCTTGCGCAATGATCAAGCGGTCGCTGGGATCATTGTGGTTTGTGATGATCTCAAGTCCGGCAAATGTCTGTAGGTGTTCTTTTCTGACGTAATCAATGAGAAAATCCGACTCTCGTTCAATAAAACCTATAATATCAGCGGCCATTTTCCATTTTTTTGTTTTTATCCTGCCGGTTTGGAATAGATGTATGGTTTCTTTGACGCTTTCAGAACTGATATAAATTATATTCTCATAATCCGTCAAAATATCGCGCGTATCGTTATTCAGAAAACAATTGTCAAAGGCGTAAAACAGAAAGATATTTGTGTCTATCAAATAACGCATAACCAAGCCTCGAGAAGTTATTTCATTACCGCTCTCATATCAACAATAGTTCCTATACCTTTGGGGTATTTTTTCATAAATTCACCGGCTTTAGATATTTTTTTCGGCTTTTTATATTCAAGTTTTTTTCTATGCATAGACATGGTCAGCACTCCTAGTAACAATAATACT of Candidatus Margulisiibacteriota bacterium contains these proteins:
- a CDS encoding type II toxin-antitoxin system VapC family toxin → MRYLIDTNIFLFYAFDNCFLNNDTRDILTDYENIIYISSESVKETIHLFQTGRIKTKKWKMAADIIGFIERESDFLIDYVRKEHLQTFAGLEIITNHNDPSDRLIIAQAITERMPLISSDRIFAEYRRQGLQFIYNKK
- a CDS encoding putative toxin-antitoxin system toxin component, PIN family; its protein translation is MLLWLMKCVRKHGNPAMRVALDTNILISAFVLTSPHILKLLNIITEKHEILLATYVVDELKAVTRRKFPAQYEKLETFLYELPFELIYTPDKIKTEEYPGVRDKKDLPVLVSAILADADILLTGDSDLTAVDIDRPEIMTVRYFIERYANRRR
- a CDS encoding AbrB/MazE/SpoVT family DNA-binding domain-containing protein: MNAEIVRVHNGQVNIPADVCQKLGLREGDKAVFFEEDEKIIFANAAKTAFAEMQLAFAGEAERLNLKTEQDIVALVDEVREETWKSRYACGA